The following are encoded together in the Ovis aries strain OAR_USU_Benz2616 breed Rambouillet chromosome 15, ARS-UI_Ramb_v3.0, whole genome shotgun sequence genome:
- the LOC121816658 gene encoding putative HTLV-1-related endogenous sequence, with the protein MRAEWSQNYTSSRHAQLAEVGMGSQHSCDPCSSLQPWVAEKCLATTEATVSRNQHALPLRCSPRAPPGGALCPPKRAGLELLRAGVGTPLRRAVLGAGCARGPPEVDPAQRPHRVLRPLGRARTPRPCSQLRPRPRASRSASVPGAAASLLTVARAPRRRSPPAPGPRARRARGLRGRAGGWALGPRRGAPPRPACAGRRSSRAARRAAPRTSAALLPRCRLHARSQPDTDSAFSCRRIALEPPRRLRKKEKKKKKGKQQPGGRRSSARPELSPRSAEPPRKSAKSLQHVY; encoded by the exons CGAGCAGTCGCCATGCCCAGCTAGCGGAGGTGGGCATGGGAAGCCAGCACTCTTGCGACCCCTGTTCATCCCTGCAGCCCTGGGTGGCCGAGAAGTG CCTAGCCACCACCGAGGCCACAGTCTCCAGAAACCAGCACGCTCTTCCCTTGCGCTGTTCCCCGAGAGCCCCACCAGGAGGCGCCCTTTGCCCGCCGAAGCGGGCCGGGCTCGAACTCCTCCGGGCCGGAGTGGGCACCCCTTTGCGCAGGGCGGTGCTGGGTGCGGGTTGCGCCCGGGGTCCCCCGGAGGTCGATCCAGCGCAGCGCCCGCACCGCGTCCTGCGGCCGCTTGGTCGCGCGCGTACCCCGCGACCCTGCTCGCAGCTgcggccccggccccgcgccTCTCGTTCGGCCTCGGTCCCCGGGGCGGCGGCAAGTTTGCTCACGGTCGCTCGGGCCCCTCGCCGCCGCTCTCCTCCGGCGCCTGGGCCCCGAGCGCGCCGGGCTAGAGGGCTACGAGGGCGGGCGGGCGGCTGGGCGCTCGGGCCCCGAAGGGGCGCCCCCCCCCGGCCGGCGTGCGCGGGCCGCCGTAGTTCCCGCGCTGCCCGCCGGGCGGCGCCGCGCACCTCGGCCGCGCTCCTCCCGCGCTGCCGGCTCCACGCTCGCTCGCAGCCGGACACAGACTCTGCCTTCAGCTGCCGGCGGATCGCGCTGGAGCCGCCGCGGCGGCTgcggaagaaggaaaaaaaaaaaaaaaaaggaaaacaacagccCGGCGGCCGGCGGAGCAGCGCCCGGCCCGAGCTCAGCCCCCGGAGTGCGGAGCCGCCCAG